One Acidobacteriota bacterium genomic window, TCTGCCTTATTCCTCATTCATACTTCATCATTCGTAACGAAGCGCGATCATCGTATCCACTTTTGTCGCTCGACGCGCCGGAATCCAGCACGCCAGTATCGCCACCGCGCCCAACAGGAGCGCGATGCTCGCGAATGTCAGCGCATCGGTCGTGCTGACGCCGTAAACCATTGTTGCCAGCAAGCGCGTCACTGCCAGCGCAGCCACCAACCCCAGCGCAATCCCCGCCAGCGCCAGCCGCATTCCCTGGCCGATCACCAGTCGCAACACAGCGCCCGCTTGCGCGCCGAGCGCCATGCGAATGCCGAGTTCGTGCGTGCGTTCGGTCACTGCGTACGACAGCACGCCGTAAACGCCCATTGCGGCCAGCAGCAGCGCGACCAGCCCAAACGCGGCGAAGACCACCAGACTGAAACGGCGCTGATCGAGCGAAGCGGCAAAGACTTCAGGCAACGTAGTGAAGCTGAGCGGCACATCGGCGCGCGAGGCCAGCGCCGACGCGCGCATCGCCGGAATCAACGCCGCCGGTTCCAGCGTCGAACGTACGACGACGGCCAACCGCGACACTTGCCACCATTGCGGACGCTGCACCGAACAGGAATAAACCGTGGGTTCGACCGGCGCGTCCAGCGCTTCACGCACATCGCCGACCACGCCGACGACGTTCAGGATGCGCTTGTCGCCATCCATATTGCCGAATTGAATGCGTTGGCCCAGCGGGTCTTGATTGGGAAAATAACGCGCGGCCATCGCCTGGTTAATGACGGCGACGTGCGGCGCATTCGCCGTATCGCGCGCGTCAAAAAATCGCCCGCGCAACAGCGGCACGCCCAGCGCCGTGAAAAATCCGCCGCTCGCCACGCGATAATCCGCCGTGCCGCGCTGGGCTGGGTTGTCGTCAATTAAAAACATGCCGTTCGCTCCCCGCTCAGCCAACGGCAGCGAATTGACGCCGCCCACGGCGCTCACGCCCGGCAGTTGTTCCAGACGCTGAAGCAACTGCACGTAAAACTGTCGTGTGCGCTCGTCTTCTTCCGGCGAAACGGTCGAAGGCAGCGCAAGCCGCATCACCACCGCGCGCTCCGGTTTGAAGCCCGGATCGGTCTGCCACAATTTGAGGAAGCTGCGCGCGAGCAATCCCGCGCCCACAAGCAACACCAGCGTCAAAGCCAGTTGCGCGATCACCAGCGCGCCGCGCAAACGATGGCTGACTGCGCCCGCCGATTGACCGCGCCCGCCGTCTTTCAGCGCGGTTTGGAAATCCTGTTTGCCGAAACGCAGCGCCGGTAAACAACCCAAGCCCACGCCAATCAGCACGGCCAACGCGCAAGCGAAGAGCAACACCCGGCCATCCACGCCCACGGGGTTCAAACGAGGCAAGCTGCCCCCTTCGAGTTGCAACAACAGGTCTACGCCAAAGCTGGCAAGCAACGCGCCCAAGCCCGCCGCCGCCAGCGTCAACATCAGATTCTCCACGATCAACTGCCGCGCAACTCGCCAGCTTCCAGCGCCCAGCGCCGCCCGCACCGCAAATTCGCGCTGCCGCCCCGTCAATTGCGCCAGCAACAAATTCGCCGCGTTTGCGCAAGCCACCAGCAACAGCAGGCCGACGGCGCCCAACAACAGCCACAGACCGCCGCGCACGTTGCGCGTCAGATGTTCCTGCAAAGGCGTCAAGGCAAAATCGGTCATGGAGAAATCCGGAGCCGCGCCAAATTGCGCGCCGTTTTCCTGGCGGATTTGCCCCCCGATAGCGCTCGCTTCGGCGCGGGCCTGTTCCAGCGTGACGCCCGCGCGCAATCGCCCCACCACAGGCCAGTTATGCGCAGTGCGTGAAGTGCTCGGCGGCTCTATTCCCGTCGTCACCCAGACTTCGGTTTCTGTCGGATAATTGAACCCGGGCGGCATCACGCCCACGACGTTGCACAGCGCGCCGTCAATCGTGAGCTTCGCGGCGCCGAAATCCGCGCGCGCGCTCAACTGCCGCTGCCAGAATCCGTAACTCACCAGCGCCGCCTTCGGCCCGCCATACTTTGTTTCTTCCGGCAGGAAGGCGCGGCCCGCGAAGGGCTGCACGCCCATCACGTCAAAAAAACCGCCCGACGCATACGACACACGCGCCCGCACGGGTTCGCTGCCGCCAGTGACGACCAGCGGAAAGCTGCCCGCCGAAAGCGCCAGGGCGCTGAAACTGCGGCTGCGCGCGCGCAGGTCTTCGTAATTCGGCTCGGCCAACGACATCTGTCTGCCTTGCGTGTTGACTTCGCGCACAACGACCAGTCGCTCGGCTTCCGGGTAAGGCAACGGACGCAACAGCAGCGCGTCCACCACGCTGAAGATCGCCGCCGCCGCGCCAATGCCAAGGGCCAGCGAGAATACCGCGGCCAGCGTGACGCCGGGTTTCTTCAACAACATTCGCGCGCCGTAGCGCAGGTCTTGCCAAAGGGTTTGCATAAATCTCCTTGTCGAAAGGATGAAATCGGAAGGATGAAGGATGAATTCTTTGCGTTTCACTCATCATTCCGCATTCAACCTTCATCATTCGTAGCGAAGCGCAGTCATCGGATCCACCTTCGTTGCGCGCCGCGCCGGTATCCAGCAAGCCACGAGGGCCACCAGGATCAGCAGTAACGCAATGACGGCGACGGTCAGCGGATCCGTCACACTGACACCGTAAAGCTGATTGGCCATCCGCGCCTGCCAGGATTCAGGGGCAAAGGACTGGTTGGCGAACAAGCGTTTCAGGCTGTAGCCAATGGCAGCGCCAATGGCCAGCCCCAACAAGACCAGTTTCAATCCCCGCCACAGCACCAGCCGTAACACGTTGGCGGTTTGCGCGCCGAGCGCCATCCGAATGCCGATCTCGTTCGTGCGTTGGGAAACCGAATAGGCCAACACGCCCGAAAGCCCTATAGCCGCGAGCAAAAGCGCCAAGCCGCCGAAGAAACCGAGCAGTCGCGCGGACAATCGTTCCTGTCCCAGCGTGGCCTCCGAGCGCGCGATTTGCGAACTGAGTTCCGTAACCGGCAGGTTGCTGTCGAGTTCGCGCACGACCTGCCGTACGGTGGCGGCGAGCGCA contains:
- a CDS encoding ABC transporter permease, which encodes MQTLWQDLRYGARMLLKKPGVTLAAVFSLALGIGAAAAIFSVVDALLLRPLPYPEAERLVVVREVNTQGRQMSLAEPNYEDLRARSRSFSALALSAGSFPLVVTGGSEPVRARVSYASGGFFDVMGVQPFAGRAFLPEETKYGGPKAALVSYGFWQRQLSARADFGAAKLTIDGALCNVVGVMPPGFNYPTETEVWVTTGIEPPSTSRTAHNWPVVGRLRAGVTLEQARAEASAIGGQIRQENGAQFGAAPDFSMTDFALTPLQEHLTRNVRGGLWLLLGAVGLLLLVACANAANLLLAQLTGRQREFAVRAALGAGSWRVARQLIVENLMLTLAAAGLGALLASFGVDLLLQLEGGSLPRLNPVGVDGRVLLFACALAVLIGVGLGCLPALRFGKQDFQTALKDGGRGQSAGAVSHRLRGALVIAQLALTLVLLVGAGLLARSFLKLWQTDPGFKPERAVVMRLALPSTVSPEEDERTRQFYVQLLQRLEQLPGVSAVGGVNSLPLAERGANGMFLIDDNPAQRGTADYRVASGGFFTALGVPLLRGRFFDARDTANAPHVAVINQAMAARYFPNQDPLGQRIQFGNMDGDKRILNVVGVVGDVREALDAPVEPTVYSCSVQRPQWWQVSRLAVVVRSTLEPAALIPAMRASALASRADVPLSFTTLPEVFAASLDQRRFSLVVFAAFGLVALLLAAMGVYGVLSYAVTERTHELGIRMALGAQAGAVLRLVIGQGMRLALAGIALGLVAALAVTRLLATMVYGVSTTDALTFASIALLLGAVAILACWIPARRATKVDTMIALRYE